In one window of Pedosphaera parvula Ellin514 DNA:
- a CDS encoding HAMP domain-containing sensor histidine kinase, with the protein MTIRNRLTLWYASILFASTFLITALAYRELSAERAESRGGSNREAAEEDGPEDVVSIALWCGIPAAVVGLAGGWWLMRKAMNPVVKLTEAASKVHESNLHEKIARSGNGDELDKLTEVFNAMTARLDQSFNRIREFTLHASHELKTPLTVMHGELETALREGTDAGNKERIVSQLDEIQRLTKIVDGLSLLTKADAGLITLKREKVRLSDLVKDCYEDAQILAQSTKVQIELKSCDEALVLGDRHRLRQLLLNLTDNAIKYNQENGSVAIELRAEAGEARLKISNTGPGIFPEMLPRVFDRFFRCDAAHNSAVEGCGLGLSIAQWIVTAHGGRIEMISAPKAITTVMVTLPLHQA; encoded by the coding sequence ATGACCATTCGCAACCGGCTCACGCTGTGGTACGCCAGCATCCTTTTTGCCTCCACTTTCCTGATCACTGCCCTGGCTTATCGTGAGTTGTCGGCAGAACGCGCTGAATCCAGAGGAGGATCCAACAGAGAAGCTGCTGAGGAAGACGGTCCGGAGGATGTCGTAAGCATCGCGCTTTGGTGCGGAATCCCGGCGGCCGTTGTAGGCTTGGCTGGTGGTTGGTGGTTGATGCGAAAGGCAATGAATCCCGTTGTAAAACTCACGGAAGCAGCCTCCAAGGTTCACGAAAGCAACCTGCATGAAAAAATCGCCCGATCCGGAAACGGCGATGAACTGGACAAACTGACCGAAGTATTCAATGCCATGACGGCCAGATTGGACCAGTCGTTCAATCGCATACGCGAATTTACCCTCCATGCCTCGCACGAATTAAAAACGCCGCTGACGGTGATGCATGGCGAACTGGAAACTGCACTTCGGGAGGGAACCGATGCAGGGAACAAGGAGCGTATTGTCAGCCAGTTGGATGAAATTCAGCGACTTACGAAAATTGTAGACGGGTTATCTCTGCTTACCAAGGCGGATGCCGGGTTGATCACCCTGAAACGAGAGAAGGTCCGTTTAAGCGATCTCGTGAAGGATTGTTACGAAGACGCACAAATTCTGGCGCAATCCACAAAAGTACAAATTGAGTTAAAAAGCTGTGATGAGGCACTGGTATTGGGAGATCGACATCGGCTCCGCCAGTTGTTACTCAACCTCACAGACAACGCCATCAAATATAATCAGGAGAATGGCAGCGTGGCCATCGAACTACGAGCCGAGGCGGGCGAAGCCCGGTTGAAAATATCCAACACCGGCCCGGGCATTTTTCCGGAGATGTTGCCGCGGGTATTCGACCGCTTTTTTCGCTGTGATGCAGCGCATAATAGCGCGGTGGAAGGATGCGGACTTGGGCTCAGTATAGCTCAATGGATTGTTACGGCGCATGGAGGCAGGATAGAAATGATCTCCGCACCCAAGGCGATTACTACGGTTATGGTCACCCTCCCCCTGCATCAGGCATAG
- a CDS encoding PepSY domain-containing protein, which translates to MKSKQIICSTLIITALLGTGLNRALAADDAKLLAKAKITKEQAEKTALEKVPGGTIKEGELEEEKGKLIWSFDISKEGTKNITEVNVDAMTGAVIAVDVETPKDEAKEAKEEAKEKKGKKAEKDDDDDKKEEKK; encoded by the coding sequence ATGAAATCAAAACAGATTATTTGCTCCACACTTATCATTACCGCCCTCCTCGGCACTGGACTAAACCGCGCCCTGGCCGCTGATGATGCCAAGTTGCTCGCCAAGGCCAAGATCACCAAGGAACAGGCTGAAAAGACAGCTTTGGAAAAGGTCCCCGGCGGCACCATCAAGGAAGGCGAACTCGAGGAAGAAAAAGGCAAGCTGATCTGGTCTTTTGACATTTCCAAGGAAGGCACCAAGAACATCACTGAAGTGAATGTGGACGCCATGACTGGTGCCGTTATCGCAGTCGACGTGGAAACACCAAAGGACGAAGCAAAAGAAGCCAAGGAAGAGGCCAAGGAAAAGAAAGGCAAGAAGGCCGAGAAGGATGATGATGACGATAAGAAGGAAGAGAAGAAGTAA
- a CDS encoding cold-shock protein, protein MASGKVKWFDNKKGFGFIAQDSGQDVFVHHTSILGSGFKTLNEGEEVNFEVVSSDKGPKAQNVQRVQV, encoded by the coding sequence ATGGCAAGTGGTAAAGTAAAATGGTTCGATAACAAGAAGGGCTTCGGCTTCATTGCACAAGATTCTGGACAGGATGTGTTTGTCCATCACACCTCCATTCTGGGAAGTGGCTTCAAAACCCTCAACGAAGGTGAAGAAGTTAACTTTGAAGTTGTAAGCAGCGACAAAGGTCCGAAGGCACAAAACGTTCAGCGCGTTCAAGTCTAG
- the gnd gene encoding decarboxylating NADP(+)-dependent phosphogluconate dehydrogenase, giving the protein MEPQADIALIGLAVMGQNLILNMNDHGYTVVAFNRTVSKVDEFLNKEAKGTKVIGAHSIPEMVSLLKRPRRVMLMVKAGPPVDEFIEQLIPHLEPGDIIIDGGNSLFQDTIRRTKYVESKGLLYIGTGVSGGEEGARNGPSIMPGGSPAAWPHVKEIFQSIAAKVDDGVPCCDWVGENGAGHYVKMVHNGIEYGDMELICEAYQLMKDGLGMTADEMSQVFAEWNKGELDSYLIDITAKILAFKDTDGQPLVDNIQDTAGQKGTGKWTVISSMDMGIPITLIAEAVYSRSVSALKEERVAAAKKLKGPRPKISTDRAKFIEDIRRALYASKIISYTQGYMLMRAAAKEYKWNLNYGGIALMWRGGCIIRSRFLGKIKEAYDANPKLTNLLLDKFFKGAIKESQRSWRNVVAIAAKKGIPTPAFSTALNFYDAYRSARLPANLLQAQRDYFGAHTYERIDKPRGEFFHTNWTGHGGDVASGSYNA; this is encoded by the coding sequence ATGGAACCTCAAGCGGATATTGCACTAATCGGGCTCGCAGTGATGGGGCAAAACCTCATCCTAAACATGAATGACCACGGTTATACAGTGGTCGCTTTTAATCGCACCGTTTCCAAGGTGGATGAGTTCTTGAACAAGGAAGCCAAGGGAACCAAGGTCATCGGCGCGCATTCCATCCCGGAGATGGTTTCGCTACTCAAGCGTCCGCGTCGCGTGATGCTCATGGTAAAGGCAGGCCCTCCGGTTGATGAGTTCATTGAACAATTGATCCCTCATCTCGAACCGGGCGACATCATCATCGATGGCGGCAATTCCCTGTTCCAGGATACAATACGCCGGACCAAGTATGTCGAATCCAAAGGTCTGCTTTATATTGGCACCGGTGTTTCCGGTGGTGAAGAAGGGGCACGCAATGGTCCTTCCATTATGCCTGGCGGTTCACCGGCTGCCTGGCCACACGTGAAGGAAATTTTCCAGAGCATCGCTGCCAAGGTGGATGACGGCGTCCCATGCTGCGATTGGGTTGGCGAAAATGGCGCAGGTCACTATGTAAAAATGGTGCATAATGGCATCGAATACGGTGACATGGAATTAATTTGCGAGGCTTATCAGCTGATGAAGGATGGCCTCGGGATGACCGCTGATGAAATGAGCCAGGTTTTTGCCGAATGGAATAAAGGAGAACTGGACTCGTACCTGATCGACATCACCGCCAAAATCCTGGCCTTTAAAGACACTGATGGCCAGCCGTTGGTGGATAATATCCAGGATACTGCCGGCCAGAAGGGAACGGGCAAATGGACCGTGATTTCTTCGATGGATATGGGCATACCCATCACGTTGATCGCTGAGGCGGTTTATTCCCGCAGTGTTTCGGCATTGAAGGAGGAACGAGTGGCCGCCGCCAAGAAATTGAAGGGACCGCGGCCCAAGATCAGCACAGACCGCGCAAAATTCATTGAGGACATCCGTCGCGCGTTGTATGCCTCAAAAATCATTTCGTACACCCAAGGCTACATGTTGATGCGCGCAGCGGCGAAGGAGTACAAGTGGAATCTCAACTATGGCGGCATTGCCCTGATGTGGCGCGGTGGGTGCATCATCCGCAGCCGGTTCCTGGGCAAAATCAAGGAAGCTTACGACGCGAATCCAAAGCTTACGAACCTCCTGCTCGACAAATTCTTCAAGGGCGCCATCAAGGAATCGCAACGCTCCTGGCGTAATGTTGTCGCCATCGCAGCCAAGAAGGGCATCCCGACGCCGGCGTTCTCAACTGCGCTTAACTTTTACGATGCCTACAGATCGGCCCGGTTGCCGGCAAACCTGTTGCAAGCCCAACGCGATTACTTCGGCGCGCACACCTATGAGCGCATCGACAAACCCCGTGGCGAATTCTTTCATACCAATTGGACAGGTCATGGCGGAGATGTTGCCTCCGGCAGTTACAACGCGTAA
- a CDS encoding PVC-type heme-binding CxxCH protein, translating to MSLPTRWLVFLACAVFPVTLPAQHSTNNPPSQAELGMKKFQIASGLKTELFAAEPMLQNPVSFSIDEHGRFFVAETHRYGISILDITQNLPWLLNDLSFRKVEDRSDFLQKTFATNQSILTRDSELVRVIQDKSGTGKADSSSVFAEGFNQVPSGVAAGILARKGQVWLACIPDLWRLEAPLDSEKEQGREKLHTGFGVHIGVTGHDLHGLRLGPDGKLYMSSGDRGLVVKTKEGKLLNYPDTGTVLRCNPDGSDMEVFAIGLRNPQELAFDQYGNLFTDDNDTAGEDRSRVIHVVEGADYGWRCSYQHMSGFGPWNKEKVWMGNIDDALPWSGYVSQGPSGLAYYPGTGLPDKYKNHFLVCDFPGGVRSFAVKPRGASYETIENEKFIWNLWPTDVDFGPDSHVYISDWVEGWQMPNKGRIYRINNPAQTNNAAAEEVRTLLSQGTEKLTIKELTNLLSHADMRVRLEAQYALADKGLSASSALRDVALNKTNAQPARLHALWGIGQIVAGRLRQESHGEEFGRQLVETQLNPLLPLLGDADAEVRAQTAKQLGEFCLSGAYSGLVKLLKDASPRVQFFAANGLGKMKNKQAIGAIKDFLRRNEDHDAYLTHAGMMALLSIGDVDAILASGHDKSAAVRRVALLCMRRLENPEISMFLQDSEKRLVVEAARAINDVPINGGMPELAAILGSKHSNLWSHASIQQQYDADTKVGKSVNATSDWRHTLPSEQLLLRAINANFRLGQPEHAKILADFADRNDSPDSMRVAALEALSDWAAPQSLDRVMGLWRPLPAREKSVAQNAVRPYLFNLLQTKNEKVLVAVAHCAANLKLDEASIILSELYHKGQFSPATRIELLQALADLKDNRLDRAVASALADPNNNVRREGVKVLTKLNLPNAPELLEKLIATEKDVKLCQTAYATLAQIKGEAADNIIIHGLDELCSGKLRPELQLDLLEAAAKRSSTNVHVALTKYEESLPANDEIKGYRAVLAGGDLEEGKKIFTERAGVACMRCHAVQSKGGVVGPDLAGIGKRQTRELLLESILFPNKLIAPGFENITLLMKNGSTLAGVVKTESEKELVLNSPEDGIITVQKGEIQSRQQEVSAMPEGLNKMLSKQDLRNLVEYLANLK from the coding sequence TTGAGTTTACCCACAAGGTGGCTCGTTTTCCTCGCATGCGCGGTGTTTCCAGTGACACTTCCTGCCCAGCATTCGACCAATAATCCTCCCAGTCAGGCTGAACTGGGGATGAAGAAGTTCCAGATTGCATCCGGGTTAAAGACCGAACTCTTCGCGGCCGAGCCGATGCTTCAAAATCCAGTCAGCTTCAGCATTGATGAGCATGGCAGATTTTTTGTCGCCGAGACACATCGCTACGGCATTTCCATTTTGGACATCACGCAGAACCTGCCCTGGTTGTTGAATGATTTATCCTTCCGCAAGGTGGAAGATCGCAGTGACTTCCTACAGAAGACGTTCGCAACCAATCAGAGCATTCTCACCAGGGATTCCGAGCTTGTGCGTGTGATACAGGACAAGTCGGGAACTGGTAAAGCCGACAGCTCCAGCGTTTTCGCCGAGGGATTCAACCAGGTGCCGTCGGGAGTGGCGGCGGGAATTCTGGCGCGCAAGGGGCAAGTCTGGCTTGCATGTATTCCTGATCTATGGCGACTGGAGGCTCCTCTGGATTCCGAGAAAGAACAGGGGCGCGAGAAGTTGCACACAGGCTTTGGAGTACACATCGGAGTAACGGGCCACGATCTGCATGGCCTGCGTCTCGGGCCGGATGGAAAGCTTTACATGAGCAGCGGCGATCGTGGGTTGGTGGTGAAAACCAAGGAAGGGAAATTACTGAACTACCCGGATACCGGAACTGTTTTGCGCTGTAATCCTGATGGCTCCGACATGGAGGTATTTGCCATCGGTTTGAGGAATCCCCAGGAACTGGCTTTCGACCAATATGGAAATCTTTTCACGGATGATAACGATACTGCGGGAGAAGATCGTTCCCGGGTGATTCATGTAGTCGAAGGAGCGGACTATGGTTGGCGGTGCTCCTACCAACACATGAGCGGATTTGGTCCCTGGAACAAGGAGAAAGTGTGGATGGGCAACATCGATGATGCCCTGCCCTGGAGTGGTTATGTTTCACAAGGGCCTTCCGGACTGGCTTATTATCCCGGAACCGGATTGCCTGACAAATACAAAAACCATTTCCTGGTGTGTGATTTTCCGGGTGGTGTCCGATCGTTTGCGGTGAAGCCAAGAGGTGCTTCGTACGAGACCATTGAGAACGAAAAGTTTATTTGGAACTTATGGCCAACGGATGTTGATTTCGGACCGGACAGCCATGTTTATATTTCTGATTGGGTGGAAGGATGGCAGATGCCGAACAAGGGTCGGATTTATCGCATTAATAACCCGGCCCAGACAAATAACGCTGCGGCCGAGGAAGTGAGGACGCTCCTGAGCCAGGGTACGGAAAAGCTCACGATCAAGGAGTTAACAAACCTGTTAAGCCATGCCGATATGCGGGTGCGTTTGGAAGCCCAATACGCACTGGCGGATAAAGGACTGAGTGCAAGCAGCGCGTTACGCGACGTGGCATTGAACAAAACAAATGCCCAACCCGCGCGACTGCATGCCCTCTGGGGAATTGGCCAAATTGTGGCTGGCAGGCTGAGGCAGGAATCTCATGGGGAAGAGTTTGGCAGGCAGTTGGTCGAAACTCAACTAAACCCGCTGCTGCCATTGCTGGGTGATGCGGATGCCGAAGTGCGCGCGCAGACAGCGAAGCAGCTGGGAGAATTTTGCTTGAGCGGAGCTTATTCCGGCCTGGTTAAGCTTTTGAAGGATGCCAGCCCGAGAGTGCAATTTTTTGCCGCCAACGGTCTTGGCAAGATGAAGAACAAGCAAGCAATTGGGGCGATCAAAGATTTTCTGAGACGAAACGAAGACCATGATGCGTACCTGACACACGCAGGGATGATGGCTTTGTTAAGCATCGGTGATGTGGATGCTATTTTGGCCTCAGGCCACGACAAGTCAGCGGCCGTCAGACGCGTAGCACTGCTCTGCATGCGTCGCCTGGAGAACCCTGAGATCAGCATGTTTTTACAGGACTCTGAAAAGAGATTGGTCGTGGAAGCCGCGCGTGCCATCAACGACGTGCCAATCAACGGGGGGATGCCGGAATTAGCCGCGATACTGGGATCGAAACACAGCAATTTGTGGAGCCATGCTTCGATCCAGCAGCAATATGACGCGGACACCAAGGTGGGTAAATCCGTTAACGCAACAAGCGATTGGAGACACACCTTGCCCAGCGAACAACTGCTGTTGCGGGCAATCAATGCGAACTTCCGGCTCGGACAGCCCGAGCACGCCAAAATTTTGGCGGATTTTGCGGATCGAAACGACTCACCTGATTCCATGCGAGTTGCGGCTTTGGAAGCCCTGTCAGATTGGGCCGCTCCGCAGTCCCTGGATAGAGTCATGGGACTTTGGCGACCGCTACCAGCCCGCGAAAAATCGGTGGCCCAAAATGCGGTACGTCCCTACCTCTTCAATCTGCTCCAGACAAAGAACGAAAAGGTACTTGTTGCCGTGGCGCATTGTGCAGCGAATCTGAAGCTTGATGAAGCCAGCATCATTCTTTCGGAGCTTTATCATAAAGGCCAATTCTCGCCCGCCACTCGAATTGAACTTCTTCAAGCCTTGGCCGATCTCAAAGACAATCGCCTGGACAGAGCCGTGGCTTCCGCATTGGCGGACCCAAATAATAATGTGCGCCGTGAGGGGGTTAAGGTACTGACAAAACTGAACCTGCCCAACGCTCCAGAGCTGCTGGAAAAGCTGATCGCCACAGAAAAGGATGTGAAGTTGTGCCAGACGGCTTATGCAACATTGGCGCAAATCAAGGGCGAAGCAGCGGATAACATAATCATTCATGGTTTGGATGAATTGTGCTCCGGCAAGTTACGGCCTGAACTGCAACTGGATTTATTGGAGGCGGCGGCGAAGCGTTCCAGCACGAATGTTCATGTTGCTCTGACCAAATACGAGGAAAGCCTGCCCGCAAACGACGAGATTAAAGGTTACCGCGCCGTGCTGGCGGGGGGAGATCTGGAGGAGGGTAAAAAAATCTTTACCGAGCGGGCTGGAGTGGCGTGCATGCGTTGTCATGCCGTCCAAAGCAAAGGCGGAGTCGTGGGCCCGGATCTTGCCGGCATTGGCAAGCGGCAGACACGGGAGTTATTATTGGAATCAATCCTCTTCCCGAACAAGCTCATCGCACCTGGCTTCGAAAACATAACGCTGCTGATGAAGAATGGCAGCACGTTGGCTGGCGTGGTGAAAACCGAGAGTGAAAAGGAACTCGTATTGAATTCGCCCGAAGACGGCATCATTACTGTGCAGAAGGGTGAAATCCAATCACGCCAACAGGAAGTGTCCGCCATGCCTGAAGGGCTGAATAAAATGCTTTCCAAACAGGATCTGCGCAACCTGGTGGAGTACCTGGCTAACTTGAAGTAG
- a CDS encoding peptidase M42 — translation MNSQLLSEIASRLMRCPAAPHHEDMVRAEVEKICTEYRLNFARDAYGNLLVRLQTNRAVRPFVLAAHLDHPGFEIIRPLSENKWHARFLGGVGDEYFKRGIPLRLMPGGFPAKLGRKLGKEKEFEIHSEKFFETAPQYAVWELEDFAVRKQHIHGRACDDLVGVASILATLINLKKSRARVNVIGVISLAEEIGFHGALVVANSKVLPKNSLVVSLETSRELPPAKMGKGVIIRVGDRTSLFDSAATRFLMEVAGEFKQKQADFQFQRALMYGGTCEATAYQEYGFQTTAVCVALGNYHNCGVKTKIAPEFVSLHDAWSMVELLSSAARQMPNYPQLVGRLRKRLNNLLHEARQRVVRRSRKQPPKRPRGIAEVEKYPPTSS, via the coding sequence ATGAATTCCCAATTGCTTTCTGAAATAGCCAGTCGCCTGATGCGTTGTCCGGCGGCCCCACACCACGAAGATATGGTGCGTGCCGAGGTGGAAAAAATTTGCACTGAATACCGGCTCAATTTCGCGCGCGATGCTTATGGCAACCTGCTGGTGCGATTACAAACGAACAGAGCGGTGCGTCCCTTTGTATTGGCAGCGCATCTCGACCATCCTGGATTCGAAATCATACGCCCGCTTTCAGAAAACAAATGGCACGCTCGATTTCTCGGTGGAGTAGGGGATGAATACTTCAAGCGGGGAATTCCGTTGCGACTCATGCCTGGAGGCTTTCCTGCCAAACTGGGCAGAAAACTCGGCAAGGAAAAGGAATTTGAGATTCATTCTGAAAAATTCTTCGAGACGGCTCCGCAATATGCCGTTTGGGAACTGGAAGATTTTGCTGTCCGCAAACAGCACATTCACGGACGGGCTTGCGATGATTTGGTTGGAGTTGCTTCCATTCTTGCCACGCTTATTAATCTCAAAAAATCCCGCGCCCGCGTGAACGTCATCGGCGTCATTTCGCTCGCGGAAGAAATAGGCTTCCACGGCGCACTCGTAGTCGCCAATTCAAAGGTGTTGCCGAAAAATTCTCTGGTTGTCTCTCTGGAGACAAGTCGTGAACTGCCTCCCGCAAAAATGGGTAAAGGGGTCATCATCCGGGTTGGTGATCGCACCTCTCTCTTCGACTCCGCAGCCACGCGCTTCCTAATGGAAGTGGCTGGCGAATTCAAACAAAAGCAGGCCGATTTCCAGTTCCAGCGTGCCCTGATGTATGGTGGCACGTGTGAGGCTACTGCGTACCAGGAATATGGCTTCCAAACCACCGCTGTTTGTGTCGCGCTTGGCAACTATCACAATTGTGGCGTCAAAACGAAAATTGCCCCGGAGTTCGTCAGCTTGCACGATGCCTGGAGCATGGTGGAGTTGCTCAGCTCCGCAGCCCGGCAGATGCCCAACTACCCGCAACTGGTTGGACGTCTCCGCAAACGCCTGAACAACCTTTTACACGAAGCCAGGCAACGAGTGGTTCGCAGATCCCGCAAGCAGCCTCCAAAGCGGCCTCGCGGGATTGCCGAGGTGGAAAAGTACCCGCCTACTTCAAGTTAG
- a CDS encoding response regulator → MRILVVEDEKKTASFIRKALQAESFAVDVSHDGTEALLLASNTPFDAIVLDIMLPGRDGLSVLRQLRQQKNQTPVLLLSARGEVNERVEGLNAGADDYLPKPFALAELIARVRSIGRRSNEPKSVLLQVADLTLDTITRQAQRGGTSFELTTREYRLLEFLMRTPGRICGRMAILEKVWDYDFDPGTNLVDVYIKRLREKVDEGFEPKLLHTVRNVGYVMKEQS, encoded by the coding sequence ATGCGCATACTGGTTGTTGAAGATGAGAAGAAGACCGCCTCGTTTATTCGCAAGGCGCTCCAGGCGGAGAGTTTCGCCGTTGATGTCTCTCATGACGGCACAGAAGCCCTCTTACTCGCTTCCAACACCCCCTTCGATGCCATCGTCCTCGACATCATGCTGCCGGGTCGTGATGGACTAAGCGTATTGCGTCAGTTGCGTCAGCAAAAGAATCAGACCCCGGTGCTGTTGCTCTCAGCTCGTGGTGAAGTGAACGAAAGGGTCGAGGGATTGAATGCCGGCGCTGATGATTACCTGCCCAAACCATTTGCCCTGGCCGAGCTTATCGCTCGCGTACGCTCTATCGGGCGCCGGTCGAATGAGCCAAAGTCGGTTCTACTCCAGGTTGCTGATCTGACGCTGGATACGATCACGCGCCAGGCGCAACGCGGGGGAACCAGCTTTGAACTAACGACCCGGGAATATCGACTGCTTGAGTTTCTCATGCGCACGCCGGGTCGCATTTGCGGAAGAATGGCTATTTTGGAAAAAGTTTGGGATTACGACTTTGATCCGGGCACAAACCTGGTGGACGTGTATATCAAGCGACTTCGAGAAAAAGTTGACGAAGGATTCGAACCCAAGTTGCTGCACACTGTCCGTAACGTTGGATATGTCATGAAGGAGCAGTCATGA
- the hemW gene encoding radical SAM family heme chaperone HemW translates to MVSPLFDQSVQSLYVHVPFCAHKCSYCAFYSEASNGEIINRYVCALIRELEMVASDLKPRTIFFGGGTPSLLNLRQWEQILQTMQRLGLTGAAEWTVECNPATVSLEKAKLLRSFGVNRISMGVQSLDENLLDRLGRIHSREMVFKSFDTLRAAGFDNVNIDLMFAIPGQTMKIWRDTLAEATALGSEHLSSYEVIYEDDTPLYAQLKAGEFDVDEALACAMYEELVTVASASGFHQYEIANFAKHSAATPSDIPDHACQHNVNYWRGGCYYGLGPSATGNVRGIRNKNWSNTQMYCEQLEQGKRAIESKEELAPLSRAGEIAAFGLRMNAGWPFEKFKQVTGCDLRHDWSREMDQLVQQGWGRLDQYRFQLTSRGLRFADSAAELFLR, encoded by the coding sequence ATGGTCAGTCCGCTGTTCGATCAATCTGTTCAGAGTCTTTACGTGCACGTACCTTTTTGCGCGCATAAATGTTCCTATTGTGCTTTCTATTCCGAAGCCTCGAATGGCGAGATTATCAATCGATACGTATGCGCATTAATACGTGAGCTCGAAATGGTGGCTTCAGACCTCAAACCTCGCACCATCTTTTTCGGCGGCGGCACGCCTTCGCTGCTAAATCTCCGCCAATGGGAACAGATTCTCCAAACCATGCAACGCCTGGGTTTGACCGGTGCCGCCGAGTGGACCGTTGAATGCAATCCTGCGACCGTCTCCCTGGAAAAAGCCAAATTGCTGCGCAGTTTTGGCGTTAACCGTATCTCCATGGGGGTGCAGTCGCTCGACGAAAATCTGCTCGACCGACTCGGTCGCATTCATAGTCGTGAAATGGTTTTTAAATCCTTCGACACTCTTCGGGCTGCGGGCTTCGACAACGTGAACATCGATCTCATGTTTGCCATCCCCGGGCAGACAATGAAAATCTGGCGAGATACTCTGGCGGAAGCAACTGCTCTGGGAAGTGAACACCTGTCCAGCTACGAAGTAATTTACGAGGACGACACGCCGCTCTACGCACAGTTGAAAGCCGGTGAATTCGATGTGGACGAGGCACTTGCCTGCGCCATGTACGAGGAACTGGTGACCGTCGCCTCTGCCTCAGGTTTTCATCAGTACGAAATTGCCAACTTTGCAAAACATTCCGCTGCCACTCCCAGTGATATTCCAGACCATGCCTGTCAGCACAACGTGAATTATTGGCGCGGCGGTTGTTATTATGGCCTTGGTCCAAGCGCAACCGGGAACGTGCGCGGCATTCGTAACAAGAATTGGTCTAATACGCAGATGTACTGCGAACAATTGGAGCAGGGGAAACGAGCCATTGAATCGAAGGAAGAACTGGCGCCGCTCTCACGCGCCGGTGAAATTGCCGCCTTTGGACTGCGCATGAATGCCGGCTGGCCTTTTGAAAAATTCAAGCAAGTTACCGGTTGCGACCTCCGGCACGATTGGTCCCGCGAGATGGATCAGTTGGTGCAGCAGGGATGGGGCCGGCTTGATCAATATCGTTTCCAACTTACTTCCCGGGGGCTTCGATTTGCCGACTCTGCGGCGGAGCTCTTTCTGCGTTGA
- a CDS encoding HAD family hydrolase — protein sequence MSDPAQVLKDFKPTKEFFIGIDSDGCIFDSMEIKHKECFVPMFIKHFNLQAVSKYARETWEFVNLYSKTRGANRFPALSRALNLLRERPEVIARGVKIPDTKALDEWIARESKLGNATLAAEVKNGNTGLAQVKAWSDAVNACIDDIVHGVPPFPCVRESLEKISQKADSMVISQTPTPALEREWAEHGLRNFVKIIAGQEMGTKTEHLKFAADDKYVPTKILMIGDAPGDYKAAKANHALFYPITPGREEQSWKRFQDEALDRFFAGTYAGDYEAKLVKEFDASLPEKPTWQV from the coding sequence ATGAGCGACCCGGCACAGGTTTTAAAAGATTTCAAACCAACCAAAGAATTTTTCATCGGCATTGACTCTGATGGGTGCATCTTCGACTCGATGGAAATCAAGCATAAGGAATGTTTCGTGCCGATGTTTATCAAACATTTCAACCTGCAGGCGGTGAGCAAGTATGCGCGCGAGACCTGGGAGTTTGTAAATCTGTATTCCAAAACCCGTGGGGCAAATCGTTTCCCTGCCCTCTCCCGTGCCTTGAATCTTTTAAGGGAGCGCCCGGAAGTCATTGCCCGTGGAGTTAAGATTCCCGATACGAAAGCGCTGGATGAATGGATTGCGCGCGAGTCCAAATTGGGCAATGCCACGCTGGCTGCCGAGGTGAAAAATGGCAATACCGGGCTGGCCCAGGTCAAGGCATGGTCCGATGCGGTGAATGCCTGCATTGATGATATTGTTCATGGTGTCCCCCCTTTTCCATGCGTTCGTGAAAGTTTGGAGAAGATCAGCCAAAAGGCCGATTCCATGGTAATCTCACAAACTCCGACTCCAGCACTCGAACGGGAATGGGCTGAGCACGGGCTTCGAAACTTTGTGAAAATTATTGCCGGCCAGGAAATGGGAACGAAGACGGAACATCTGAAGTTTGCTGCCGATGATAAATACGTGCCCACCAAAATCCTGATGATTGGTGATGCACCCGGCGATTACAAGGCTGCCAAAGCGAATCACGCATTATTTTATCCGATTACTCCAGGACGCGAGGAGCAGTCATGGAAACGCTTTCAGGATGAAGCTTTGGACCGTTTCTTCGCAGGAACTTATGCTGGTGATTACGAGGCCAAACTTGTAAAAGAGTTTGATGCCAGCCTTCCAGAGAAGCCGACCTGGCAAGTGTAA